The Microcoleus sp. bin38.metabat.b11b12b14.051 region CGCATCTCTGAAACTTATTTCGGAGTGAGTGGAGACATCTACACGACTTTCATCAGGAAAACTCTAATCGCAGCAGTTAATCGAGCCCTAGTTCCCGGCTGCAAAGTAGACACAGCGTTAATTTTGCACGGCAAACAAGGATACAAAAAATCAAGTTTCTTCAATATTCTTGCAGGCGAGTATTTCGACGACTCAATGGGTGCTGCATCTGAAAAAGATGAGCGCCTGAAGCTACACCGATCGTGGTTTATCGAGTGGTCAGAGCTAGAGCGGATCTTCGGAAAAAAAGACGCATCTGCCGCCAAGGCATTTGTGACATCTAAAACCGACATGATTCGACCGCCGTATGGCAGGGATATTCAGGATCTACCTCGTCCCAGCATAATTGTGGCTACCACGAACCAAGATGAATTTTTGGTAGACCCGACGGGTGCACGGCGATTCTGGGTAATCCCAGTAAGCAAGAAAATTGACACCAGCCGACTCGCCGAAGAACGCGATGCCATTTGGGGTGCAGCAGTCGCGGCTTATTACGCCGGTGAACTCTGTTATTTGAATGATGATCAGGAATTGGTAGCTGAGGCGATCGCAGCAGAATTTAGAAGCTCAGATCCTTGGGAAGAATCGATATCTAGTTTCATCGAAAATCGGGAGTGGATTCGGACTAGCGACATTCTCGACCACCTTCGGATCGACCTCGATCGACAAGATCGATCGCACCAGATGCGGGTAGCTTCCATTCTCAAAGTGATGGGCTGGAGCAAAAATATCCGAGCAATGGGCGAAAAAAGAATAAGAGTTTGGGTTCCAGATTGCCCGGATCTACCTCAAAATGTGTCTGATCTACCTCAAAACACCGAGGTAGATCACAAAGTAGATCACCCCAACAATCCAGCTATATCAACGTTACAGCCTTTGCCTTTTCCGCCGGATCTACCTGATCTACCTAAAAGTAAAGAAAAAGATTTTCTCTTATCTCAGGACATGGCTGAAACTCAAAAAACTACTTTAGGATTTTTGCCAACTCAGATAAGTTTGGGCAAAAAGGTAGATCAGGTAGATCAGGTAGATCAGAATCAGTCAGGGAAAGGGATTGAAGAAACACCACCTCAAGATAATGAGGTAGTGCAGGGTGGATCAGAGGTAGATCAGGTTGAAATTGAAGCTGAACTGGTGGAGTTCATTCGATCAGCGATTCACGAATCAGATACCGAAACAGCAAAAGCAATCCAATCGACTCTGCGCGAAGTTTGCGCGAGTGGTAATGCCGATCGGGCGCGGGTGTGGGCTGCTCTTGCTGATGGTGAGCAAGAAGCTTTTAAAGCCTTACTGGTTGGTGAATCTGAGCTTTCCAACACCGCCGGGATTACTGAAGAAGAAGCGCAAACCATGCGCTCCATAGCGGAGATTTGGTGGGATGTGTACTTTCCCAACACGCAATCGCTTGTAACTCAACTTTTTGGCTGGAATGAACCCGGTCAGAAACATGGTGCTGAAGCAGTGCTCTTGTGGCTACAAGGCGAATCTGAGGTGGTGCGCGATCGAATTGGCGAATTAATCAAAATCAAGTTGCAAGAAAATGAACCAACTAAAACTGACCTGTGAGCAGGAATTTAGGCTGCAAGTGTACAGTCAGCAAGTCAAAAATATTTCTTTAGAAGAAGCTCAACGCTTGCTGATTGAATTAATGCGCCAATCAATGGTCAAAAACAACATTATTAAGGACTTGCTCAAAAATGGAA contains the following coding sequences:
- a CDS encoding virulence-associated E family protein, which encodes MSIKIVNTAHVVDREQTTTHLRYLGYNRSEGVFLRFFYHSLDPRKDADKGRKLSNLDWNAIEKHQDDGRGVYVVVNGAGGGHTDGDIKQCCAVFCEWDDISLAEQSLKWEEIGFVEPTFTVYSGDKSMQPYWVFDEPIAVEQWRELQTLLITAMGADKSNKNPSRVFRLAGGWHVKPGREPVKSEIVQDSRIRYSYGELCDRLINLVSPAQPEIPPTEPETKKEPAWKKVVLPVPIAVPLEIGLSRKSRDALSGVQTLRNTTMAALARDLLGTATEFDRAGQITNDAAYTLFTDACRRCASGGGWGEKEWEQIWRSASSKSQVSSISHNLSPEALENCIKAWYWKQTNPVSKSQNQTKPPETEKSVSADNRILESDDKLIQDYNKVVKVFGSRIRLNKLSKRIEVDGKPVSLDRAKLQLAVRHGLLLKSGREDIQDIIAEVAEQNEYSPVAEYLRSLPFCMDTSILDRISETYFGVSGDIYTTFIRKTLIAAVNRALVPGCKVDTALILHGKQGYKKSSFFNILAGEYFDDSMGAASEKDERLKLHRSWFIEWSELERIFGKKDASAAKAFVTSKTDMIRPPYGRDIQDLPRPSIIVATTNQDEFLVDPTGARRFWVIPVSKKIDTSRLAEERDAIWGAAVAAYYAGELCYLNDDQELVAEAIAAEFRSSDPWEESISSFIENREWIRTSDILDHLRIDLDRQDRSHQMRVASILKVMGWSKNIRAMGEKRIRVWVPDCPDLPQNVSDLPQNTEVDHKVDHPNNPAISTLQPLPFPPDLPDLPKSKEKDFLLSQDMAETQKTTLGFLPTQISLGKKVDQVDQVDQNQSGKGIEETPPQDNEVVQGGSEVDQVEIEAELVEFIRSAIHESDTETAKAIQSTLREVCASGNADRARVWAALADGEQEAFKALLVGESELSNTAGITEEEAQTMRSIAEIWWDVYFPNTQSLVTQLFGWNEPGQKHGAEAVLLWLQGESEVVRDRIGELIKIKLQENEPTKTDL
- a CDS encoding NblA/ycf18 family protein — protein: MNQLKLTCEQEFRLQVYSQQVKNISLEEAQRLLIELMRQSMVKNNIIKDLLKNGN